In a genomic window of Magnolia sinica isolate HGM2019 chromosome 14, MsV1, whole genome shotgun sequence:
- the LOC131225492 gene encoding uncharacterized protein LOC131225492, with product MMSIQTIPTTSMALKLNFSSEVYVTSRFPYSSSITISALPFGLKTRDNLQLFGVNSLRLCDRPALAPAISRRLFLPSVSGIWDALTGGNSAREASIAIRRGMQLFRQGDVHGSLVEFDKAIELDPRQQAYLWQRGLSLYYLDRFEDGAEQFRLDVAANPNDTEESIWCFLCEAQLYGVDEARRRFLEVGQDPRPVMRKAYHMFKDGGDPEKLVSAFIGGQEHEYFYASLYAGLYHESQNNPDAAKFHMLAACQSPYGLRLDDYMASLAKVHCLCRNWSPS from the exons ATGATGTCCATTCAAACCATCCCCACAACATCTATGGCTCTGAAATTGAATTTCTCATCCGAAGTTTACGTAACTTCACGTTTTCCCTACTCTTCGTCCATTACCATTTCTGCGTTGCCCTTTGGACTCAAAACTCGCGACAATTTACAGTTGTTTGGGGTTAATTCATTGAGGCTGTGCGATCGACCAGCTCTAGCACCAGCAATCTCCCGGCGGTTGTTCCTACCATCAGTATCAGGTATTTGGGATGCCTTAACCGGCGGAAACTCTGCTCGTGAAGCATCAATTGCCATCAGACGAGGAATGCAGCTCTTCAGACAG GGTGATGTTCATGGGTCATTGGTGGAGTTTGATAAAGCAATTGAGTTGGATCCTCGTCAGCAGGCAT ATCTTTGGCAAAGAGGCTTGTCGTTGTATTATCTGGATAG GTTTGAAGATGGGGCGGAGCAGTTCCGGTTAGATGTTGCAGCAAATCCAAATGATACAGAGGAGTCAATATGGTGCTTCTTATGTGAAGCTCAACTGTATGGAGTGGATGAAGCAAGGAGACGATTCCTGGAG GTTGGTCAAGATCCACGGCCTGTCATGCGCAAAGCCTATCATATGTTTAAGGATGGGGGCGACCCAGAAAAG CTTGTTTCTGCATTTATTGGTGGTCAGGAGCATGAATATTTCTATGCTTCTTTGTATGCCGGGCTTTATCATGAATCTCAG AACAATCCAGATGCTGCGAAGTTTCATATGCTCGCTGCATGTCAGTCTCCATATGGACTGAG GTTGGATGATTACATGGCTTCTCTTGCCAAGGTTCACTGCCTTTGTAGAAATTGGAGCCCCAGCTAA
- the LOC131225758 gene encoding cell wall / vacuolar inhibitor of fructosidase 2-like: MANAFHPFLVFPLALALSLIFNLSSAAYNSTDLIQTTCNKTNDYQLCISSLESDPRSSTADLNIFAKIMIELTLSNVTDTYSFIAKLINDTEIDHVLKICLYDCSAVYDIGVNYLKDALTYLDLKAYIEVAKLVGSAGGEGVECDNMFKKPPVPKSPSPLTYRNEILEKLCSISKVIVSLLG, encoded by the coding sequence ATGGCCAATGCATTCCATCCGTTCCTTGTTTTCCCActcgctctcgctctctctctcatcttcaacCTATCATCTGCAGCCTACAACAGCACTGATTTGATTCAAACAACATGCAACAAAACAAACGACTACCAGCTCTGCATCTCCTCTCTTGAATCCGATCCTCGAAGCTCCACCGCAGATCTAAATATCTTTGCTAAGATCATGATCGAGCTAACACTGTCTAACGTAACGGACACTTATTCATTCATCGCTAAGCTGATCAACGACACCGAGATCGACCACGTCCTGAAAATCTGCCTTTACGATTGCTCGGCCGTCTATGATATCGGCGTCAATTACCTCAAAGACGCTCTTACGTATCTTGATCTGAAGGCTTACATTGAAGTGGCCAAGTTGGTGGGGTCCGCCGGAGGTGAAGGTGTGGAATGTGATAATATGTTCAAAAAACCGCCTGTGCCTAAATCACCTTCGCCATTAACGTATAGAAATGAGATCTTGGAAAAGCTATGTAGTATTAGTAAGGTGATTGTAAGTCTCCTTGGTTGA